In a genomic window of Phyllostomus discolor isolate MPI-MPIP mPhyDis1 chromosome 5, mPhyDis1.pri.v3, whole genome shotgun sequence:
- the ADGRB2 gene encoding adhesion G protein-coupled receptor B2 isoform X6 encodes MTPACPLLLSVILSLRLAAAFDPDPSACSALASGVLYGAFSLQDLFPTIASGCSWTLENPDPTKYSLYLRFNRQEEVCAHFAPRLLPLDHYLVNFTCLRPGLEEAVARVGPEAGRLEEEEAAAGLELCGGSGPFTFLHFDKNFVQLCLSAEPSEARRLLAPTALAFRFVEVLLINNNNSSQFTCGVLCRWSEECGRAAGRACGFAQPGCSCPGEVGASPATTTPPGPPAAHTLSNALVPGGPAPSAEADLHSGSSNDLFTTEMRYGEEPEEEPKVKTQWPRSADEPGVYLAQTGDPAAEEWSPWSVCSLTCGQGLQVRTRSCVSSPYGTLCSGPLRETRPCNNSATCPVHGVWEEWGSWSLCSRSCGRGSRSRMRTCVPPQHGGKACEGPELQTKLCSMAACPVEGQWLEWGPWGPCSTSCANGTQQRSRKCSVAGPAWATCVGALTDTRECGNLECPAPDGKWGPWNSWSLCSKTCDTGWQRRFRMCQATGTQGHPCEGTGEEVKPCSEKRCPAFHEMCRDEYVMLMTWKKAAAGEIIYNKCPPNASGSASRRCLLSAQGVAYWGLPSFARCISHEYRYLYLSLREHLAKGQRMLAGEGMSQVVRSLQELLARRTYYSGDLLFSVDILRNVTDTFKRATYVPSADDVQRFFQVVSFMVDAENKDKWDDAQQVSPGSVHLLRVVEDFIHLVGDALKAFQSSLIVTDNLVISIQREPVSAVSSDITFPMRGRRGMKDWVRHSEDRLFLPKEVLSLSAPGKGAASEASGSPGRGKGPGTVSPGPGYSHQRLLPADPEDSSSYFVIGAVLYRTLGLILPPPRPPLAVTSRVMTVTVRPPTQPPAEPLITVELSYIINGTTDPHCASWDYSRADASSGDWDTESCQTLETQAAHTRCQCQRPSTFAVLAQPPKDLTLELAGSPSVPLVIGCAVSCMALLTLLAIYAAFWRFIKSERSIILLNFCLSILASNILILVGQSRVLSKGVCTMTAAFLHFFFLSSFCWVLTEAWQSYLAVIGRMRTRLVRKRFLCLGWGLPALVVAVSVGFTRTKGYGTSSYCWLSLEGGLLYAFVGPAAVIVLVNMLIGIIVFNKLMARDGISDKSKKQRAGASLWSSCVVLPLLALTWMSAVLAMTDRRSVLFQALFAVFNSAQGFVITAVHCFLRREVQDVVKCQMGVCRADESEDSPDSCKNGQLQILSDFEKDVDLACQTVLFKEVNTCNPSTITGTLSRLSLDEDEEPKSCLVGPEGGLSFSPLPGNILMPMAASPGLGEPPPPQEANPVYMCGEGSLRPLDLTWLRPAEPSSEGDYMVLPRRTLSLQPGGGGGGGEDPPRTRPEGTPRRAAKALAHAEGYPSFLSVDHSGMGLGPAYGSLQNPYGMTFQPPPPTPSARQVPEPGERSRTMPRTVPGSTMKLGSLERKKLRYSDLDFEVMHTRKRHSELYHELNQKFHTFDRYRSQSTAKREKRWSVSSGGATERNLSGEKPSPGERPSLSQQRRHQSWSTFKSMTLGSLPPKPRERLALHRAPAWEPTEPPDGDFQTEV; translated from the exons ATGACCCCAGCCTGTCCCCTCTTactatctgtgattctgtccctgcgCCTGGCCGCCGCCTTCGACCCCGACCCCAGCGCCTGCTCCGCCCTGGCCTCTGGTGTGCTCTACGGGGCCTTCTCGCTGCAGGACCTCTTTCCCACCATCGCCTCGGGCTGCTCCTGGACTCTGGAGAACCCCGACCCCACCAAGTACTCCCTGTACCTGCGCTTCAACCGCCAAGAGGAGGTGTGCGCCCACTTTGCGCCCCGCCTGCTGCCCCTGGACCACTACCTGGTCAACTTCACCTGCCTGCGGCCTGGCCTGGAGGAGGCGGTGGCCCGGGTGGGGCCGGAGGCGGGgcggctggaggaggaggaggcagcagctgggtTGGAGCTGTGCGGTGGCTCCGGCCCTTTCACCTTCCTGCACTTCGACAAGAACTTCGTGCAGCTGTGCCTGTCGGCTGAGCCCTCGGAGGCTCGGCGCCTACTGGCGCCCACGGCGCTGGCCTTCCGCTTCGTCGAGGTCTTgctcatcaacaacaacaactccAGCCAGTTCACCTGTGGCGTGCTCTGCCGCTGGAGTGAGGAGTGTGGCCGTGCTGCCGGCAGGGCCTGTGGCTTTGCCCAGccgggctgcagctgccctggtgaGGTGGGGGCCAGCCCTGCCACTACCACACCTCCAGGTCCCCCTGCTGCCCACACCCTGTCCAATGCCCTGGTGCCCGGGGGCCCAGCCCCATCTGCTGAGGCTGATTTGCACTCAGGGAGCAGCAATGACCTGTTTACAACTGAGATGAGATATG GTGAGGAGCCGGAAGAGGAACCAAAGGTGAAAACCCAGTGGCCAAGGTCTGCAGATGAGCCTGGGGTATACCTGGCACAGACAG GTGACCCGGCGGCTGAGGAGTGGTCCCCGTGGAGCGTGTGTTCCCTGACGTGTGGGCAGGGTCTGCAGGTGCGGACCCGCTCCTGCGTGTCCTCCCCCTATGGGACCCTGTGCAGTGGGCCCCTGCGGGAGACCCGGCCCTGCAACAATTCAGCCACTTGCCCAG TGCACGGCGTGTGGGAGGAGTGGGGCTCCTGGAGCCTGTGCTCCCGCAGCTGCGGGCGGGGGTCTCGGAGCCGGATGCGGACCTGCGTGCCCCCCCAGCACGGCGGCAAGGCCTGCGAGGGTCCCGAGCTGCAGACTAAGCTCTGCAGTATGGCTGCTTGCCCGG TGGAAGGCCAGTGGCTAGAGTGGGGTCCCTGGGGCCCATGCTCCACCTCCTGTGCCAATGGGACCCAGCAGCGCAGCCGGAAGTGCAGTGTGGCGGGTCCAGCCTGGGCCACATGTGTGGGTGCCCTCACTGACACCCGAGAGTGCGGCAACCTTGAGTGCCCGG CCCCAGATGGCAAGTGGGGACCGTGGAACTCATGGAGCCTGTGCTCCAAGACGTGTGACACAGGCTGGCAGCGTCGCTTCCGCATGTGCCAGGCTACGGGCACACAGGGCCACCCCTGTGAGGGCACCGGGGAGGAGGTGAAGCCCTGCAGTGAGAAGAGGTGTCCAG CTTTCCACGAGATGTGCAGGGATGAGTACGTGATGTTGATGACGTGGAAGAAGGCGGCGGCTGGCGAGATCATCTACAACAAGTGTCCTCCCAACGCCTCAG ggtctgccagccgccgctgTCTCCTCAGTGCCCAGGGCGTGGCGTACTGGGGGCTGCCCAGCTTCGCCCGCTGCATCTCCCACGAGTACCGCTACCTGTATCTGTCA CTCCGGGAGCACCTGGCCAAGGGGCAGCGCATGCTGGCGGGCGAGGGCATGTCACAAGTGGTGCGCAGTCTGCAGGAGCTGCTGGCCCGGCGCACCTACTACAGCGGAGACCTGCTCTTCTCTGTGGACATTCTGAGGAACGTCACTGACACCTTCAAGAGGGCCACCTATGTGCCCTCAGCTGATGATGTGCAG CGCTTCTTCCAGGTGGTGAGCTTCATGGTGGACGCAGAAAACAAGGACAAGTGGGATGATGCTCAGCAG GTGTCCCCTGGCTCTGTGCACCTGCTCCGGGTTGTGGAAGACTTCATTCACCTGGTGGGCGATGCCCTCAAGGCCTTTCAGAGCTCTTTGATTGTCACGGACAACTTGG TGATCAGCATTCAGCGAGAGCCGGTCTCCGCCGTGTCCAGCGACATCACGTTCCCCATGCGGGGCCGCCGGGGCATGAAGGACTGGGTGCGGCACTCGGAGGACCGCCTCTTCCTGCCCAAGGAGGTGCTCAGCCTCTctgccccagggaagggggctgcCTCTGAGGCGTCAGGCAGTCCCGGCAGGGGGAAGGGCCCAGGAACGGTGTCCCCCGGCCCAGGCTACTCCCATCAGCGCCTGCTCCCGGCAGACCCTGAGGATTCCTCCTCCTACTTTGTGATTGGTGCTGTGCTCTACCGCACCCTGGGCCTGATCCTGCCGCCCCCCAG GCCCCCACTGGCCGTCACATCCCGAGTGATGACAGTGACCGTGCGGCCCCCTACCCAGCCACCAGCTGAGCCTCTCATCACAGTGGAGCTCTCCTACATCATTAAT GGCACCACAGATCCCCACTGTGCCAGCTGGGACTACTCCAGAgc GGACGCCAGCTCAGGGGACTGGGACACTGAGAGCTGCCAGACCCTGGAGACCCAGGCGGCCCACACCCGCTGCCAGTGCCAGCGCCCGTCCACCTTTGCCGTGCTGGCCCAGCCGCCCAAGGACCTG ACTCTGGAGCTGGCAGGCTCTCCCTCGGTGCCCCTCGTGATTGGCTGTGCTGTTTCCTGCATGGCGCTGCTCACCCTGCTCGCCATCTATGCTGCCTTCTGGAG GTTTATAAAATCTGAACGCTCCATCATCTTGCTCAATTTCTGCCTGTCCATCCTGGCGTCTAACATCCTGATCCTCGTGGGCCAGTCTCGGGTGCTGAGCAAG GGCGTTTGCACCATGACAGCCGCCTTCCtgcacttctttttcctttcctccttttgctGGGTGCTCACCGAGGCTTGGCAGTCCTACCTGGCTGTCATCGGACGGATGCGCACCCGCCTCGTTCGCAAGCGCTTcctctgcctgggctggg gtcTGCCTGCCCTGGTGGTGGCCGTGTCTGTTGGCTTTACCCGCACCAAAGGATACGGCACATCCAGCTA ctgctgGCTCTCTCTTGAGGGTGGCCTGCTCTATGCCTTTGTGGGCCCTGCGGCTGTCATTGTCCTG GTGAACATGCTCATCGGGATCATCGTCTTCAACAAGCTCATGGCTCGGGACGGCATCTCGGACAAGTCCAAGAAACAGAGGGCCGG GGCCTCCCTCTGGAGCTCCTGTGTGGTGCTGCCCCTGCTGGCGCTCACCTGGATGTCCGCCGTCCTGGCCATGACGGACCGCCGCTCCGTCCTCTTCCAGGCCCTCTTCGCTGTCTTCAACTCTGCGCAAGGCTTCGTCATCACGGCCGTGCACTGCTTCCTGCGCCGAGAG GTTCAGGACGTGGTGAAGTGCCAGATGGGCGTGTGCCGGGCGGATGAGAGCGAAGACTCCCCGGACTCCTGTAAGAACGGGCAGCTGCAGATCCTG TCAGACTTTGAAAAGGATGTGGATCTGGCGTGTCAGACAG ttcTGTTCAAGGAAGTCAACACTTGCAACCCGTCCACCATCACAGGCACCCTGTCCCGCCTGTCCCTGGATGAGGACGAGGAGCCCAAGTCCTGCCTCGTGGGCCCCGAGGGGGGCCTGAGCTTCTCCCCGCTGCCCGGGAATATCCTGATGCCCATGGCAGCCtcgccagggctgggggagccgCCGCCCCCCCAGGAGGCCAACCCCGTGTACATGTGTGGGGAGGGCAGCCTGCGGCCGCTGGACCTCACGTGGCTACGGCCGGCCGAGCCCAGCTCCGAGGGGGACTACATGGTGCTGCCGCGAAGGACTCTGAGCCTGCAGCCTGgcggtgggggtggaggtggcgAGGATCCCCCAAGGACCCGGCCGGAGGGCACTCCCCGACGGGCTGCCAAGGCGCTGGCCCACGCTGAAGGCTACCCTAGCTTCCTGTCTGTGGACCATTCGGGGatggggctgggccctgcctatgggtctctccagaaCCCCTACGGGATGACCTTCCAACCGCCACCACCGACACCCAGCGCCCGCCAAGTGCCCGAGCCGGGGGAGCGCAGCCGGACCATGCCCCGCACTGTGCCTGGCTCCACCATGAAGCTGGGCTCCCTGGAG
- the ADGRB2 gene encoding adhesion G protein-coupled receptor B2 isoform X5: MTPACPLLLSVILSLRLAAAFDPDPSACSALASGVLYGAFSLQDLFPTIASGCSWTLENPDPTKYSLYLRFNRQEEVCAHFAPRLLPLDHYLVNFTCLRPGLEEAVARVGPEAGRLEEEEAAAGLELCGGSGPFTFLHFDKNFVQLCLSAEPSEARRLLAPTALAFRFVEVLLINNNNSSQFTCGVLCRWSEECGRAAGRACGFAQPGCSCPGEVGASPATTTPPGPPAAHTLSNALVPGGPAPSAEADLHSGSSNDLFTTEMRYGEEPEEEPKVKTQWPRSADEPGVYLAQTGDPAAEEWSPWSVCSLTCGQGLQVRTRSCVSSPYGTLCSGPLRETRPCNNSATCPVHGVWEEWGSWSLCSRSCGRGSRSRMRTCVPPQHGGKACEGPELQTKLCSMAACPVEGQWLEWGPWGPCSTSCANGTQQRSRKCSVAGPAWATCVGALTDTRECGNLECPAPDGKWGPWNSWSLCSKTCDTGWQRRFRMCQATGTQGHPCEGTGEEVKPCSEKRCPAFHEMCRDEYVMLMTWKKAAAGEIIYNKCPPNASGSASRRCLLSAQGVAYWGLPSFARCISHEYRYLYLSLREHLAKGQRMLAGEGMSQVVRSLQELLARRTYYSGDLLFSVDILRNVTDTFKRATYVPSADDVQRFFQVVSFMVDAENKDKWDDAQQVSPGSVHLLRVVEDFIHLVGDALKAFQSSLIVTDNLVISIQREPVSAVSSDITFPMRGRRGMKDWVRHSEDRLFLPKEVLSLSAPGKGAASEASGSPGRGKGPGTVSPGPGYSHQRLLPADPEDSSSYFVIGAVLYRTLGLILPPPRPPLAVTSRVMTVTVRPPTQPPAEPLITVELSYIINGTTDPHCASWDYSRADASSGDWDTESCQTLETQAAHTRCQCQRPSTFAVLAQPPKDLTLELAGSPSVPLVIGCAVSCMALLTLLAIYAAFWRFIKSERSIILLNFCLSILASNILILVGQSRVLSKGVCTMTAAFLHFFFLSSFCWVLTEAWQSYLAVIGRMRTRLVRKRFLCLGWGLPALVVAVSVGFTRTKGYGTSSYCWLSLEGGLLYAFVGPAAVIVLVNMLIGIIVFNKLMARDGISDKSKKQRAGSERCPWARLLLPCSACGAVPSPLLSSASARNAMASLWSSCVVLPLLALTWMSAVLAMTDRRSVLFQALFAVFNSAQGFVITAVHCFLRREVQDVVKCQMGVCRADESEDSPDSCKNGQLQILSDFEKDVDLACQTVLFKEVNTCNPSTITGTLSRLSLDEDEEPKSCLVGPEGGLSFSPLPGNILMPMAASPGLGEPPPPQEANPVYMCGEGSLRPLDLTWLRPAEPSSEGDYMVLPRRTLSLQPGGGGGGGEDPPRTRPEGTPRRAAKALAHAEGYPSFLSVDHSGMGLGPAYGSLQNPYGMTFQPPPPTPSARQVPEPGERSRTMPRTVPGSTMKLGSLERKKLRYSDLDFEVMHTRKRHSELYHELNQKFHTFDRYRSQSTAKREKRWSVSSGGATERNLSGEKPSPGERPSLSQQRRHQSWSTFKSMTLGSLPPKPRERLALHRAPAWEPTEPPDGDFQTEV, from the exons ATGACCCCAGCCTGTCCCCTCTTactatctgtgattctgtccctgcgCCTGGCCGCCGCCTTCGACCCCGACCCCAGCGCCTGCTCCGCCCTGGCCTCTGGTGTGCTCTACGGGGCCTTCTCGCTGCAGGACCTCTTTCCCACCATCGCCTCGGGCTGCTCCTGGACTCTGGAGAACCCCGACCCCACCAAGTACTCCCTGTACCTGCGCTTCAACCGCCAAGAGGAGGTGTGCGCCCACTTTGCGCCCCGCCTGCTGCCCCTGGACCACTACCTGGTCAACTTCACCTGCCTGCGGCCTGGCCTGGAGGAGGCGGTGGCCCGGGTGGGGCCGGAGGCGGGgcggctggaggaggaggaggcagcagctgggtTGGAGCTGTGCGGTGGCTCCGGCCCTTTCACCTTCCTGCACTTCGACAAGAACTTCGTGCAGCTGTGCCTGTCGGCTGAGCCCTCGGAGGCTCGGCGCCTACTGGCGCCCACGGCGCTGGCCTTCCGCTTCGTCGAGGTCTTgctcatcaacaacaacaactccAGCCAGTTCACCTGTGGCGTGCTCTGCCGCTGGAGTGAGGAGTGTGGCCGTGCTGCCGGCAGGGCCTGTGGCTTTGCCCAGccgggctgcagctgccctggtgaGGTGGGGGCCAGCCCTGCCACTACCACACCTCCAGGTCCCCCTGCTGCCCACACCCTGTCCAATGCCCTGGTGCCCGGGGGCCCAGCCCCATCTGCTGAGGCTGATTTGCACTCAGGGAGCAGCAATGACCTGTTTACAACTGAGATGAGATATG GTGAGGAGCCGGAAGAGGAACCAAAGGTGAAAACCCAGTGGCCAAGGTCTGCAGATGAGCCTGGGGTATACCTGGCACAGACAG GTGACCCGGCGGCTGAGGAGTGGTCCCCGTGGAGCGTGTGTTCCCTGACGTGTGGGCAGGGTCTGCAGGTGCGGACCCGCTCCTGCGTGTCCTCCCCCTATGGGACCCTGTGCAGTGGGCCCCTGCGGGAGACCCGGCCCTGCAACAATTCAGCCACTTGCCCAG TGCACGGCGTGTGGGAGGAGTGGGGCTCCTGGAGCCTGTGCTCCCGCAGCTGCGGGCGGGGGTCTCGGAGCCGGATGCGGACCTGCGTGCCCCCCCAGCACGGCGGCAAGGCCTGCGAGGGTCCCGAGCTGCAGACTAAGCTCTGCAGTATGGCTGCTTGCCCGG TGGAAGGCCAGTGGCTAGAGTGGGGTCCCTGGGGCCCATGCTCCACCTCCTGTGCCAATGGGACCCAGCAGCGCAGCCGGAAGTGCAGTGTGGCGGGTCCAGCCTGGGCCACATGTGTGGGTGCCCTCACTGACACCCGAGAGTGCGGCAACCTTGAGTGCCCGG CCCCAGATGGCAAGTGGGGACCGTGGAACTCATGGAGCCTGTGCTCCAAGACGTGTGACACAGGCTGGCAGCGTCGCTTCCGCATGTGCCAGGCTACGGGCACACAGGGCCACCCCTGTGAGGGCACCGGGGAGGAGGTGAAGCCCTGCAGTGAGAAGAGGTGTCCAG CTTTCCACGAGATGTGCAGGGATGAGTACGTGATGTTGATGACGTGGAAGAAGGCGGCGGCTGGCGAGATCATCTACAACAAGTGTCCTCCCAACGCCTCAG ggtctgccagccgccgctgTCTCCTCAGTGCCCAGGGCGTGGCGTACTGGGGGCTGCCCAGCTTCGCCCGCTGCATCTCCCACGAGTACCGCTACCTGTATCTGTCA CTCCGGGAGCACCTGGCCAAGGGGCAGCGCATGCTGGCGGGCGAGGGCATGTCACAAGTGGTGCGCAGTCTGCAGGAGCTGCTGGCCCGGCGCACCTACTACAGCGGAGACCTGCTCTTCTCTGTGGACATTCTGAGGAACGTCACTGACACCTTCAAGAGGGCCACCTATGTGCCCTCAGCTGATGATGTGCAG CGCTTCTTCCAGGTGGTGAGCTTCATGGTGGACGCAGAAAACAAGGACAAGTGGGATGATGCTCAGCAG GTGTCCCCTGGCTCTGTGCACCTGCTCCGGGTTGTGGAAGACTTCATTCACCTGGTGGGCGATGCCCTCAAGGCCTTTCAGAGCTCTTTGATTGTCACGGACAACTTGG TGATCAGCATTCAGCGAGAGCCGGTCTCCGCCGTGTCCAGCGACATCACGTTCCCCATGCGGGGCCGCCGGGGCATGAAGGACTGGGTGCGGCACTCGGAGGACCGCCTCTTCCTGCCCAAGGAGGTGCTCAGCCTCTctgccccagggaagggggctgcCTCTGAGGCGTCAGGCAGTCCCGGCAGGGGGAAGGGCCCAGGAACGGTGTCCCCCGGCCCAGGCTACTCCCATCAGCGCCTGCTCCCGGCAGACCCTGAGGATTCCTCCTCCTACTTTGTGATTGGTGCTGTGCTCTACCGCACCCTGGGCCTGATCCTGCCGCCCCCCAG GCCCCCACTGGCCGTCACATCCCGAGTGATGACAGTGACCGTGCGGCCCCCTACCCAGCCACCAGCTGAGCCTCTCATCACAGTGGAGCTCTCCTACATCATTAAT GGCACCACAGATCCCCACTGTGCCAGCTGGGACTACTCCAGAgc GGACGCCAGCTCAGGGGACTGGGACACTGAGAGCTGCCAGACCCTGGAGACCCAGGCGGCCCACACCCGCTGCCAGTGCCAGCGCCCGTCCACCTTTGCCGTGCTGGCCCAGCCGCCCAAGGACCTG ACTCTGGAGCTGGCAGGCTCTCCCTCGGTGCCCCTCGTGATTGGCTGTGCTGTTTCCTGCATGGCGCTGCTCACCCTGCTCGCCATCTATGCTGCCTTCTGGAG GTTTATAAAATCTGAACGCTCCATCATCTTGCTCAATTTCTGCCTGTCCATCCTGGCGTCTAACATCCTGATCCTCGTGGGCCAGTCTCGGGTGCTGAGCAAG GGCGTTTGCACCATGACAGCCGCCTTCCtgcacttctttttcctttcctccttttgctGGGTGCTCACCGAGGCTTGGCAGTCCTACCTGGCTGTCATCGGACGGATGCGCACCCGCCTCGTTCGCAAGCGCTTcctctgcctgggctggg gtcTGCCTGCCCTGGTGGTGGCCGTGTCTGTTGGCTTTACCCGCACCAAAGGATACGGCACATCCAGCTA ctgctgGCTCTCTCTTGAGGGTGGCCTGCTCTATGCCTTTGTGGGCCCTGCGGCTGTCATTGTCCTG GTGAACATGCTCATCGGGATCATCGTCTTCAACAAGCTCATGGCTCGGGACGGCATCTCGGACAAGTCCAAGAAACAGAGGGCCGG GTCGGAGCGGtgcccctgggccaggctgctCCTCCCCTGCTCAGCGTGTGGAGCGgtccccagccccctgctcagCTCAGCCTCGGCCAGGAACGCCAT GGCCTCCCTCTGGAGCTCCTGTGTGGTGCTGCCCCTGCTGGCGCTCACCTGGATGTCCGCCGTCCTGGCCATGACGGACCGCCGCTCCGTCCTCTTCCAGGCCCTCTTCGCTGTCTTCAACTCTGCGCAAGGCTTCGTCATCACGGCCGTGCACTGCTTCCTGCGCCGAGAG GTTCAGGACGTGGTGAAGTGCCAGATGGGCGTGTGCCGGGCGGATGAGAGCGAAGACTCCCCGGACTCCTGTAAGAACGGGCAGCTGCAGATCCTG TCAGACTTTGAAAAGGATGTGGATCTGGCGTGTCAGACAG ttcTGTTCAAGGAAGTCAACACTTGCAACCCGTCCACCATCACAGGCACCCTGTCCCGCCTGTCCCTGGATGAGGACGAGGAGCCCAAGTCCTGCCTCGTGGGCCCCGAGGGGGGCCTGAGCTTCTCCCCGCTGCCCGGGAATATCCTGATGCCCATGGCAGCCtcgccagggctgggggagccgCCGCCCCCCCAGGAGGCCAACCCCGTGTACATGTGTGGGGAGGGCAGCCTGCGGCCGCTGGACCTCACGTGGCTACGGCCGGCCGAGCCCAGCTCCGAGGGGGACTACATGGTGCTGCCGCGAAGGACTCTGAGCCTGCAGCCTGgcggtgggggtggaggtggcgAGGATCCCCCAAGGACCCGGCCGGAGGGCACTCCCCGACGGGCTGCCAAGGCGCTGGCCCACGCTGAAGGCTACCCTAGCTTCCTGTCTGTGGACCATTCGGGGatggggctgggccctgcctatgggtctctccagaaCCCCTACGGGATGACCTTCCAACCGCCACCACCGACACCCAGCGCCCGCCAAGTGCCCGAGCCGGGGGAGCGCAGCCGGACCATGCCCCGCACTGTGCCTGGCTCCACCATGAAGCTGGGCTCCCTGGAG